GCCTCACAAATTAGTTCCTTCCGGTCCTTTGCCCTGACCGCATCAATATCAGCCATTACTGAAAACATTGCCCTGGCCCCGTTTTCAAACGAATCTTCCACCCTTTTCCCATAACCCCTTATGCCGATATCCGCCCTGTGTTCAAATGTTTCGTATGTCTTCATGCACCGTCCGGTTCATTTCAATGCCATCTATCATGGCCCCGCAAAATGGGCATCGGGAGTTGACAATGTGATTTTCCACAAGCTCGAAACCATAACGGTGGATAAGTACTGCCTTGCAATTATAACATAGCGTGTGCTCCCCCTCATCACCCGGGATGTTGCCTGTATACACATATCTTAGACCGGCATTAAGCCCGATCTCTCTTGCCCTGATGAGGGTGGAAGACGGGGTGCTGGGTAAATCGAGCATCTTATATGTTGGATGGAATGCGCTTACATGCCAGGGGATTTCAGGGCCAACGCCCTTTATAAACTCTGCTATCTGTTGTAATTCTTCGTCAGAGTCATTTTTGGTAGGGATTACAAGCGTTGTTACCTCAACCCATATTCCGAGTTCTTTCATCCTCTTGATGCTTTTAAGGACCGGATCGCGTGAGGCACCGCAGACCCTCTTGTGCAGCTTTTCATTAAAGAATTTAAGGTCTACATTAGCGGCATCAAGATAAGGGGATATCATCTCAAGAGCCTCATCAGTCATGTATCCGTTTGTCACAAAGACATTTCTAATCCCTTTTCTTCTTGCAAGTTTAGCGGTATCATATGCTAATTCAAAAAATATGGTTGGCTCCGTATAGGTGTATGATATGCTCTCGCAGCCGTATCTCTCTGCAGTCTCAACTATATCTGCCGGAGGTATATCGCTTCCCCTTATAACATGTTCATCCTTTGGCATCTGGGATATATCATGATTTTGACAGTGAAGGCATTTGAAATTACACCCGACTGTGGAAATGGAAAAAGATGTAGAACCTGGCAGAAAGTGGAATAGCGGCTTCTTCTCAATGGGATCAGTGTGGGCAGATATGAGCTTATCATACACAAGGGTATAAAGCTCACCTTCGATATTTTTTCTGACACCGCATATAGCTGTCTTACCTTCAGAAATGCGGCACCTGTGCGCACACAGATTGCACAATACCTTCTTATTTTCGAGTTTTTCGTAAAGGAAAGCCTCTTTCATGGAAGACTCCTACGGGTTAATTCAGTCTAACACCGCAGAAATCAAACTGCAAGGAACGTAAACTGTGTAGAATAATTACCTTATCCTCTATACATGTGTCAGCCATTCTTTGTAACGACTGTCCCTGCCCTGAACAATGGCAAAGAAGGCGTCCTGGAGTTTCTTTGTAATAGGACCAGGCTTTCCACTGCCAATAGCCCTATTGTCAACCTCACGAAGCGGGGTAAGTTCGGCCGCGGTCCCTGTCACGAATGCCTCATCAGCTATGTAGAGGTCATCCCTTGAGAACCTTTCCTCAACAACGGTAATACCCATATCCCTGGCGACCTTTATTATGGACTCCCTTGTAATACCTGCAAGTATTGAAGTCAGCGGCGTGGTCTTTATAATGCCCTTTCGCGCAATAAAAATATTCTCACCGCTCCCCTCTGCAACATAACCATCCGGGTCCAACAATATCGCTTCATCATAGCCTGCGGCCTTTACCTCTTTTTTTGCAAGGATGGAATTTACATAATAACCGGGAACCTTGGCCCTGGTCATAGAGATATTGACATGATGCCTCGTGAAAGAGGATATCTTGGCGCTGATTCCCTTCTCAAGCCCTTCATCACCGAGATATGCCCCCCAGTCCCATACAGCTATGGCAACGCTTATTGGATTATCCTCTACAAAAAGACCCATTGAACCATATCCTATGAAGACTATTGGTCTTATATAACATGACTCAAGCCTGTTTATCCTGACCGTATCCTTTATCGCATCCCTGATCTGATCTCTGCTATATGGTATATCTATCTGCAGGATATGGGCAGATTCGAAGAGCCTGTCAACGTGTTCATCGAGGCGGAAAATTGCCGGGCCATCCTCTGTCTTATAGCATCTTATACCCTCGAAAGCGCCAACTCCGTAATGCAGTGTATGGGTTAAG
This Nitrospirota bacterium DNA region includes the following protein-coding sequences:
- a CDS encoding branched-chain amino acid transaminase, producing MLKSSEKIWMDGRLVNWEDANVHVLTHTLHYGVGAFEGIRCYKTEDGPAIFRLDEHVDRLFESAHILQIDIPYSRDQIRDAIKDTVRINRLESCYIRPIVFIGYGSMGLFVEDNPISVAIAVWDWGAYLGDEGLEKGISAKISSFTRHHVNISMTRAKVPGYYVNSILAKKEVKAAGYDEAILLDPDGYVAEGSGENIFIARKGIIKTTPLTSILAGITRESIIKVARDMGITVVEERFSRDDLYIADEAFVTGTAAELTPLREVDNRAIGSGKPGPITKKLQDAFFAIVQGRDSRYKEWLTHV
- the amrS gene encoding AmmeMemoRadiSam system radical SAM enzyme produces the protein MKEAFLYEKLENKKVLCNLCAHRCRISEGKTAICGVRKNIEGELYTLVYDKLISAHTDPIEKKPLFHFLPGSTSFSISTVGCNFKCLHCQNHDISQMPKDEHVIRGSDIPPADIVETAERYGCESISYTYTEPTIFFELAYDTAKLARRKGIRNVFVTNGYMTDEALEMISPYLDAANVDLKFFNEKLHKRVCGASRDPVLKSIKRMKELGIWVEVTTLVIPTKNDSDEELQQIAEFIKGVGPEIPWHVSAFHPTYKMLDLPSTPSSTLIRAREIGLNAGLRYVYTGNIPGDEGEHTLCYNCKAVLIHRYGFELVENHIVNSRCPFCGAMIDGIEMNRTVHEDIRNI